CTAATGTAATTTGTGTGATTACTAGTGCAGAAGCTAAAGTGCTTGTAAATTTAATTTTTTTATCAGCTCTTTTGTTCAACCAACTTGCAATCATTGTAGCAGCTACTAAACTTGCAGTGGTTGCAGCAACAAGACGATGAATCCATTCAATAAGGTATTCATCACTTGGCATAATTCCATCTGGACATAAAGGCCATTCAGGACATGTTAATCCAAGTCCAGCTGCCGAAACATAACCTCCAACAAACATTAGAGAGTACAAAACGATAAGAGTTGCTAGTGCAAGATATTGAATTGCCAAGTTTATTCTACTATGAATGAGCCTTGCATTCCTTGTAATGCATGTCCTGGAACAGTACAGATGTAATAGTAAGTTCCTGGTGCACCTGCAGTAAAAGTAGTTTCTCCACTTTCACCAGGTTTTAACGGATTGGTTGCTGCTGCAATCTCTGATCCCCAAAGTACATTGTTAAAGTCTTCAGGATTGGAAACAATGCCAAATGAATGGAATGATTTTCCTTTGTTTGTAGCAGTAAATGTAATTTCATCACCAGAGTTTACTACAAAGTCAGGATTGTGTCCTTCTTCACCAGGTAATGCATTAAATGCCAATGTTCTAAAGTCTGAAGATTCCACGAAATCAACGCTAAAGTCATGATGTACTCCAGTTGGGGCTGCGGCTTTGGCAGTTGAACCACCGGATTTAGCAGGACCAACGATAATTTCACCTACCATTCCTTGTTCTCTGTGTCCTGGAACAGTACAGATGTAATAGTAAGTTCCCTCCTCACCTGGAATGAATTTTGACGTGCCACTTTCGCCTGGTTTTAGGGGACTTGATGCGCTTCCAATTTCAGAGCCCGAGATAATTCCAGAAAATCCTTCTTCTGCTTTGGTTACACCAAATGCATGGAATGATTTCCCATCATTAACCAAACTGAAATTAATTTCATCACCAACATTTACATTAATTGTTGGATTGCTTCCTTCGTCACCAGGTAATGCATTAAATGCCAATGTTCTAAAGTCTGAAGACTCTATAAATGATAATTCAACTGCATGATGAACTCCGGAAAATGCAGCTTGAACGTCATGTTCAGTAGTTTCACTCATCATTCCAACAACAGGTGCGGGAGAAGATGTCCAATAGTCCCACATGCTAAAGAAGATTGCACCGCCAACGATACAAATGCCTAGCATAATTGCCATCATTTTACCAGTTCTGGCAGTTGTTGTCCTGTAAATTGTTTCGTTATTTTGACTCATTTCTTTTATCTCCTAATGATGTGGGTTCTTTTGTTCGAACGGATAATAGTATTTGCCGCCAAGACCAAATGGGTCATCTGGATTGGCAGGCTTACCTTTTCCTGAACTGTAAATTATGTTACCCAAGAAGATTGCCATGCTGACACCAATAATCATTGCACCTATTGTTGCAATTTGGTTCATTGCAATCCATTCTGGGATTGGTGGATAATCAAAAATTCTTCTTGGCATGCCATACAGTCCAAGAACGTGTTGTGTAAAGAATACCAAGATGGTACCAATGAAAGACAATACAAAGTGTGTAACCCCTAATTTTTCGTTGTACATTCTTCCTGTTACATATGGGAACATGTAGTAAAGATAGCCAATTGAACCAAATGCGATTGTACCCATGACAAATAGGTGGAAGTGTCCAACTACCCAGTATGTGTCGTGAGTTGAAAAGTCCAAAGGCATGGCACTGTTTACAACACCACCTGCTCCTGCTGAGAAGAATAATGCAATTCCACCAACTGCCCACATCATTGGGGTTGCAAATCTAATTCTGCCATTCCACATTGTTGCAATGAA
Above is a window of Nitrosopumilus sp. K4 DNA encoding:
- a CDS encoding heme A synthase, giving the protein MAIQYLALATLIVLYSLMFVGGYVSAAGLGLTCPEWPLCPDGIMPSDEYLIEWIHRLVAATTASLVAATMIASWLNKRADKKIKFTSTLASALVITQITLGALVIDLKLHAVLVAIHLGVGILLFSMVLLTTLFAFRIAKNPIKAKL
- a CDS encoding plastocyanin/azurin family copper-binding protein translates to MSQNNETIYRTTTARTGKMMAIMLGICIVGGAIFFSMWDYWTSSPAPVVGMMSETTEHDVQAAFSGVHHAVELSFIESSDFRTLAFNALPGDEGSNPTINVNVGDEINFSLVNDGKSFHAFGVTKAEEGFSGIISGSEIGSASSPLKPGESGTSKFIPGEEGTYYYICTVPGHREQGMVGEIIVGPAKSGGSTAKAAAPTGVHHDFSVDFVESSDFRTLAFNALPGEEGHNPDFVVNSGDEITFTATNKGKSFHSFGIVSNPEDFNNVLWGSEIAAATNPLKPGESGETTFTAGAPGTYYYICTVPGHALQGMQGSFIVE